The following proteins are co-located in the Armatimonadota bacterium genome:
- a CDS encoding HI0074 family nucleotidyltransferase substrate-binding subunit — MVDEMIEHDVHKLGAALERLSDALSEPETSSRCTEDTAQAFVYAMSVCWKVVKELLRARGVEAHMPRDAVRYAHDKGWLEDPDLWIQMLKDEYELSGGSYMRGTAQRIYGRIKMYHPELIRAHAMMEARLLDAEEIALP; from the coding sequence ATGGTCGATGAGATGATCGAACACGACGTTCACAAACTGGGAGCCGCCCTTGAGCGCCTCAGCGATGCCCTGTCTGAACCGGAGACCTCCAGCCGATGCACCGAAGACACGGCTCAAGCGTTCGTCTACGCGATGAGCGTTTGCTGGAAAGTCGTCAAGGAATTGCTCCGCGCCCGCGGCGTTGAGGCGCATATGCCGCGCGACGCTGTGCGCTACGCTCACGACAAAGGCTGGCTGGAAGACCCCGACCTGTGGATTCAGATGCTGAAGGACGAGTACGAATTGTCCGGAGGCTCGTACATGCGCGGAACTGCGCAGCGGATCTATGGGCGTATCAAGATGTACCATCCCGAATTGATACGCGCACACGCCATGATGGAGGCGCGGTTACTGGACGCGGAGGAGATCGCACTCCCCTGA
- a CDS encoding UTP--glucose-1-phosphate uridylyltransferase produces the protein MRKAVIPAAGFGTRFLPATKSLPKEMLPVVDKPVIQYIVEEAVASGVDQIVLITGSNKRAIEDHFDYNFELEYHLAESGQQCVVEELRAISDMATFVYVRQKKQLGNGHAVLCAKDVVERDEPFVVLWGDDFIDATPPRVQQLKDVHVRYQSSVLSVIRTTNPEDANRYGFVEGEEVEPGLVKVSRIVEKPGAGNAPSDLAMVSGCVLNPGIMEALENVAPGKGGEIWLVDAINELMRQQDVYACVIQNGRYYDCGNKLEYLKANIDFALRRPDLAPGLMDYLRGIVSGA, from the coding sequence GTGCGTAAGGCCGTTATCCCAGCCGCGGGGTTTGGAACCCGCTTCCTGCCCGCCACCAAGTCGCTGCCCAAGGAAATGCTGCCGGTTGTGGACAAGCCGGTTATCCAGTACATCGTCGAGGAGGCCGTGGCGTCCGGGGTGGATCAGATCGTGCTGATTACGGGGTCCAACAAGCGCGCCATCGAGGATCACTTCGATTACAATTTCGAGCTGGAATATCACCTTGCCGAATCGGGACAGCAGTGCGTAGTGGAGGAACTCCGCGCGATCTCCGATATGGCAACGTTTGTGTATGTACGCCAGAAGAAGCAGTTGGGAAACGGGCACGCGGTCCTGTGCGCCAAGGACGTTGTGGAACGCGATGAGCCGTTCGTGGTCCTGTGGGGAGACGATTTCATCGATGCGACCCCGCCGCGCGTGCAGCAGCTCAAGGACGTCCATGTCCGCTACCAGAGCAGTGTTCTCTCCGTCATACGTACTACCAACCCAGAAGACGCAAATCGTTATGGATTCGTTGAAGGCGAAGAGGTTGAGCCGGGTCTCGTGAAGGTGAGCCGCATCGTGGAAAAGCCGGGAGCCGGAAATGCGCCCAGCGATCTCGCCATGGTCAGTGGCTGTGTCCTGAATCCGGGTATCATGGAAGCGCTGGAGAACGTGGCGCCCGGAAAGGGCGGCGAGATCTGGCTGGTGGACGCGATCAACGAGCTAATGCGCCAGCAGGACGTGTACGCGTGCGTTATTCAAAACGGCAGGTACTACGACTGCGGAAACAAACTGGAGTACCTGAAAGCCAATATTGACTTTGCCCTGCGCCGGCCGGACCTGGCGCCGGGCCTGATGGATTATCTTCGTGGTATAGTGAGCGGCGCCTGA